AGTGCATAGTAAGCGGTATTGCAAAGTTTCAAGCGATGTCTTCAAGGAAAACAAAACGGTGAGGAAAATGAAGAGCTTAATGAGATCGAAAAGATGGAAACAAGGAAATCTGCGAAGTTTTGTAAGGATGGCTAGGAAGAAACGATGGACAAAGAGCATGCAGGCAACACAAAGGTTGtggtaacaaacaaacaaacaaacacacacaagtgCTTTATTTGCTTTGTGAGGCACGAGATGACTTGCATCTATCTGGCACGACTCGGCACTTTGCAGAGGAACGCCAATATCAGCCAAGCTAGAAGCGTAAGAAAGGTTAGAGTGTGATGATATTCGTAAATCTCATCTACGGAAACCTGCAAAATGGAGAATAATTaaagaaaagtgtttttaaaaaaTCCTTGCATGTGAATTACTCGGGAAGGCACGCAGTTGAAAACTTTGGCCTGGTCAAGAATGCtgatggcaaagaaaaaaaccttAAAAGTGTGTCATCTGGTGGAGATAAGCAGGACGTGTCTAGAGCGGTTGTGGGGGAACCAAAACTGATTTGAAATCGCCACAGTACCTTCCAATATAGAATCGATATGCAAATCACTAAGCGTGCGCATGGCTCcgttttagggggggggggggagcagtggAGGTTCGTCGCAGCGCAAACCCCCTTACTAGGTCAATGTGTGGGGCAGACGCAGACTGCGCCTGCTTTTTAGAttacaggggaggggggggggtgaactcCTGCCCACCCATGGTAGGCGCTCTTATGCAAATCACTGATTTCACAATTGTGACCCTTTGTTTATTTTGACTTCCAAGGCTCACTGCCTCAACATAGGAGTGAAGAAAAAGTAGGAGCGCACTGGGAAAAGATCAGCACAAGCGTGGCCTCCTTGGTTAGCTCTGGGAGCGCACCGGTGTGCTGCAGGAGCTAATCGTGGAGGCCATGGCACAAAGGGAGCAACAAGCGCGGTGGCAAAGTCGCGATGGCATCCTGAGTGCCTGCGTCAGAGCATGTAAGTAGCGAAAGTCCGGCATGATTAAAAGGCGAGAGTGATCGTCACAAAGAAGCACACTCTGAGGAGATCATTTTAAATGATTTTGTGGCATTTTTTTCAGCGGTCATAGGTCACATATGCTCGTCAATGGACTTTTCCGTTGCGTGCACCTGTATACAACAACTCAGGGGAACGtcttcgcagtttttttttccttgacgaCACATGGAAAAACGAAGTAGGCACAAACACACATGCACGAACGCGCACGCAGAAGTCTTTGAGCGATAAGCACGTCGACAGGCAGCAGCGGCAGTACGGGTCGTTAATCCTGCACGGAGGAAGCGATAGCTCGACTAAGTCTCTCTCCTCCGTGGCTGCGTGCCCTGTCGGAGGGTCAGCCAACGAACAGCGCCTTCCACAGGATCATGGGCTGCGATGACAGCGTCCGACGCACGGCTTCGGCTGCCGACATGTCGACCACTTCTCCTTCGGCGGGACACTGTTCGCCGGAATACCTGCGTGGAACAAGAAGTGCCGTGCATTCGGGCCCTTTGTTTAGCTTTGCGACCACTTGCTACGAAGTTTAATCAATCGAATTCCAAACTATCAGTTAGCAGGTGAAAACGCCTCCGAGATgcttgatagattgattgattccAGGCCTATAGAGACGCCGTCTGCAGGCAACAGAGATCTGTATATAGATGGACCTTCTGTATATTAGCGCCACTAATACGCGTAAGAGTCATTTTGAATTCGGTTTTTTATTGATAGCAAGACGTCGCGTACGTTCTACGAGAGTACGTGATATATCCGGGACGATTGCGTCTTTTATGTGTCAGAAAACACGAACAGCGTTTAGCAGCAGCGTCACCAATGCACAATATTTTCCATACTTCTTCCCTCAGGGTCAGCGAAGTTGCTATCTATATGCACAGACGCTAGCATGGCCGTGGACGGTATGGTGCACAGAGAAGGACAGAGGTCAGAGAGGAATCTTATAAAAACGAGATTTTGCTGTATATACCTATGCACGAGAACTTGTCTCAAATGGTGCGAGCCCTGCTTGCCGGCTAGCAGTGCGTCCAGGCCGGCAGCCACCACTTCGGCAGAGTGGATGTCCCCGAGTCTTCGGCGTCGAGGCATCAGCATCGCCACGCCCTGGTGTTCGCTGTAGTCGGCTCCACAGAAGGTCTTGCGCGACATTACCACCAGAGACCCTCGCACGTCGGGAAGCCTCCAGCTGCCCGCGTCGTTGCTGCTGCCGCCGCTTTCCTGGCTCCAGTCGGCTTTGGCCGATGCCCGCGACGGGACCAGTCGTTCGTCCGTGCCCACCGCGACCAGGACGTCGGCGAAGCCGCGCATGCGCAGCGCGCAGTCGTACGCCAGCAGAGGGCGTGCGTCGTGGCGAGTCCAGGGTAGATAGACGACCGAGTTTACCTGATGGTGTGACAGGACAAACCTAGAGTTACTGTAAGGTAGCatattgccacatgatatgcttggttgagatccaggagtgaaagaagacaacgacgatctgtttgagctgctgcttggctagtcgactcaacgaacccatta
Above is a window of Rhipicephalus microplus isolate Deutch F79 chromosome 1, USDA_Rmic, whole genome shotgun sequence DNA encoding:
- the LOC142767295 gene encoding uncharacterized protein LOC142767295 — translated: MRGFADVLVAVGTDERLVPSRASAKADWSQESGGSSNDAGSWRLPDVRGSLVVMSRKTFCGADYSEHQGVAMLMPRRRRLGDIHSAEVVAAGLDALLAGKQGSHHLRQVLVHRYSGEQCPAEGEVVDMSAAEAVRRTLSSQPMILWKALFVG